Part of the Pyricularia oryzae 70-15 chromosome 3, whole genome shotgun sequence genome, AGGCCGTTGTCGAAATGATGATCGGGCTGGTCAGGCAATGGTTTCCACCATTCCTCTACTCCCTTGTCGTCTTCAGCAGTGGCCCCGTTGGCTAGCTGGTAGCGCATACGAGCTTCTCTTCTGCGCTTGACCCAGATGTCAAGTCTCCTTTTGTAAACGGCTGGACTGCCATCGTCGATCCCGCTAAGGTCGACTGCGCCATCCTTCGTCAACCTACTCTTGACTCCGTTCTTGCGTTTTCGATCAGTGAAAAGCACACCAACCAAGTCAAACCCATCTTCTGAGGCTTCTTCTGCCTCTTCTGAAGACGCGCGGCCCGATGAAGGTCTGAAATCGTCATCTGAGCCAGCCCGAGGGGAGCTGCTGGCTTGCTGTATCTTGCGCTTCTTCCTGGGGCGTAAAGAGAACTCGGACTCGACGGCAGATTCAGGGAGTTCTTTGGCGTCGTTGGCAAACCCGGGAGCCCGGAGGTTTTGATGTGATCGTGGCGCTTGTGCGTCGAGGCTCTCCAACTTTTCAGCTGCGGCCTCATCCTCCGCTTCGATAATGGCGTCGGCGAGATCACCTTCCACTCCAGCAGGCCTGTCTCTTCCGATCCTGGCAAAAGGTGTGATCTTTCCGGTCCGGATGAGATACTCACGCTGCGTCTCGTTCGGCAGCCTCTTGGAGAGAGAACCATTGCCGTCAGCCGTGGTGCTCTCGCCATCTACTGCATGTCTGCGCGCAATGCGCTCACTCAAATCAAGGATGTCCCGGTTTATCTGATCAATGTCGCTCCTCGCCTTTTCAATGTCTACTTCGACTCGCTGAAGGGCTGCATGCCTGAGATTGCCGCTATCCTTCTTCTGGATCAGCGTGTTCAGCTTGTCGGTAAGCTTGGTCTGCTcagccttggccttgatgaTGCGTTTCTGATCTTTCTGATCCTCAACATCTATCAGTGCCTCGTTGGCCTGCTTGGTGATGTCTCGTTCGAGCTCGTCCTGGTCGCGCACGTTTGCTGTGAGACCGGCCAAGGCGGATGCTTCATCGTCGGCCTGGGGTGGGACGGAGCTTGTCGCAGTCGAGCCAGCGAGCTCGGCTTCAGCAGATACTGACTCCTGCGACAAGTCCTGGTCATTCTCTTCGCCCGATGCCATTGTTGATGGCCACTTTGTGGGTGAAGTCTACTGCAACTGCCCTTTGACTGCCTGCCTAGGTTTGTACTAGTTCTAGGGGAACAAAACCCTAAGTCAAAGCAGTCTGAATCGGCCTCACAATCAGTTCGTGAAAGCCGAAGGACGGAATAATCCCGACAAGAGGCAGAAGTAAAAGCTTCTGTCGAACCAGGTCAAGTCCCCGATGATAGCCGGTGGAGAGGGAGTCTCTCGGCGAAGACCCTCGGAGTTGCGAGCGATCGCGTCGTTTGCACGAAGGCACGTGAGTAGTGAGTACCCAGACAAGAACGATTCGATGACATCACGAGGGCAAAGAGTCAGAGTGGATACCATTCCGACCCTAACCCTTCAGGTAGCAACACCATTCAAAGTCTATCTAATCTAAACCTAATCTACACGCGAGGCCTATAATACTTTGACCTTTGGTAAAGTTAGCGAGGGTCAGCGGGTTGTATATAGTAAATGCTACGTGAGATTTATTGTGTAAAAGCATGTAGTTTCAGTAGGAAAACCTATACAAATTAATATATGTTCAGATCCGCTCGTCTGAATTATTTGGGGGCTTTAACGCTGTGGGGTCTACAAATCCCCAAAAATATATAACGGAATTTATATTTATAACATAAACCAAGGGAAAATAACAAGGCAAATCAATCACAATTACTATATTTCGGGCtttaaaattataatttATGCAATTTATATAGAATCATATGGAAATTTATACCCCCCCCCACATTAGCATTAAATCGCACGTAGAATTACACATCGCTGATCCTCGCTAATTTTACCAAAGACTAAAGTTTGCAGGGCGATTTCAGCCCTCGCGTGTAGTTCTTGCACATCCCAACATACGTAAACTGCCTACCTACGTCTAGACCTAACAGCCCTTGGACCGATTTAGATTTGGCAGCTAGAAACTGGTATCGATTGCTCCATTGACTCCGCTGCAGCTAGATGTTGTAAGCTTGTTCCCAGTAAAAACTTTTGCGGTTCATATACATCGTACCATCCATCCTATTAATGTGACAAACACGTGCTCGTTTTAGCAGCTGGCGAGTCAGATCAGATGTTCGAGTGACGAGAAGTTCAAGGAGAGTCCGGGGACCGGGAGACAAGATTGTGACGCCCAGGCGGCAGCAAACGGAACAGAACAAGTGAACCAAATCATGAGTGATCATCCAGGCTGATGTGCAAGCGAAACAACAACGCGCCCGCCCAGGGAAAAGGCTTTGGGATGCATACGGTTCATCTCAGTTAGAGATTACCGAACCTGAAAATCATCGGTTGATTACACACCTGCCTTCCTAGTTATGGAAGAGGATGGAAAGCGAAGCGAAGATGTCATCTCGGCCTCGCCGTCCTTGAATGAGTCTTGATGAGAATGCTTGCCGTGTACTGCCAGGTAGACCTAGCAACCACCCTTCATCTGTAATTCTGGATGGCTATCGACGTCAGCTGTCTAATTTAGCTTTCATCCAATTGCACTCAGGGTCCTGCCTTGGGATAAATGGAATCCTTGGAGAAAGGATCCGATCATCCGGGCTTGATTTCGGAATACAGAAAAAGTTGCGAAGTCCGACGAAAGGatgtcatggcttcgtattGGCGCTGATAATCATCTACTCAACAGGCAGTCTTGGTAGTAATTTCTGAATCAGCAATAGAGTAGACCCCTCCGATGAAATTGCCGAAGATCATGCATTATGCGTAAATCGCTAGCGTGGTCGTTAGTTGGAGGCTGAAGTGGGCACACTGGTGGGGCATTATCCAGGGACCTGAGACCTCAACCGGCCTCCTTGTCCGCCTGCAGCGAGCACGGAGTCGACTTCGGGAGATGCCGAATCTTGGTGCGACTCTGGCATCCAGGACGTCAATGATCTGATTGATGATCACACAAGCCGTGGCGCCGCTTGAGCCCTGCAAAACACACAAAGAGAACTCTGGTCAAACCTTCAAGGTCGTCCAAAATTGCCGTGTTTGTAGTAGCATTCCATCCCCCCTCAGTGAGCGCCAAACGAAACCTGGAGTCCACATCACAACCCCATCGGTGACGCTCGCTACGATTTATCTGGCGATTTGATGTCCGCAAGGAGAGGCCGATGAGTGGGGGAGAGGAGAAGTAAACAAACTGTACCTCGTCAGCAATTTTTTTGGTTCGATTCCTCAATAATAAACCTGCCCAGGGTTTATCACCGAATAATTAATCCCAAATGGGCTTGCTTGCGGCCGGAGTTTCTGGGAAGAAGATCCCGAGTGGCTGTGTCTTTTGCAATAATGTGAAACCCCATTAACTTTTGTGATATGTCAGCAGCATCTTTAGATTTATCGTCATCTTTTTTATGCTTCTTCTTTCCGATGTGGAGACCAACATGTGCACAAGGACCATCATTGACGAGACGACATCACAATGGAAGTTTGGAACCAATGCATCCCTTTTCTTTGCATGTTGCGGTTGCGAGTTCCAAATTGCCCAAACCAGTAACTTTCTGGGGTGTGCAGGAGTGAACCAGATCCAAAGTCGAATCAAGTGATGCCATAGGGCGCAGTCTTGTCGACACTAATTTCGCCCCCCGCATCCATAGCGCATGTACAGAGTACCGGTAGGGGgagggtgtgtgtgtgtgcgtgcGTGTCGCCATTTTCAAGATTGCAATCTACATAAAGCGATGGAGAGGACGCAAACAATATAATAAAACAAAGAATGAATTAATAGTCCGCAGAGAACGGGGTTTGTAATTCCGATTAGCTTCTTCTCGAACTTTTCCTTTGACCTATACAGTTTGATTATCACGTTGATTGCCGGAATACTGTACCTTAGGTTCCTACCTTAAGAATAAGATACGGTAGATAAGGTATTATCGATGTTCTGCCTTATTACTCCATATGTTTACACCAGTCTGCCGCATTATGACCGTTACATTCCCGATAGAAAATGGGCGGGCCCCTATAGAACCCCCGCCAGCTGCAAGCACAGGTTAATCCATGGTTTTAGAACGGGTATATTAGTAGTAGTATCGATCCATATACTGCGTATTGTCTTCGTTTAGGTCGTTTGGGTCGATTCGCAATCCCTGAATCATGTCTTGaaaattttggaaatccTACGTAATATATTATATTTGCAAATATTTCCCCATATTCCTCGTCAACCGAAATCATTGAggatgtttctttttctggttGCTCATGCGAGATTCCAAAGGAACCATTCAAAAATAACAGCGAACTAATATTGTGTGTCTGGTTCTATGTTTATCTCAGCTAGCAAACTGTGGGTCGCACCCCAGagtgttttgttttggcaAGTCAGCCAACTTGACGATCTCGTACTCTGCTTTGTACGCAATAGTCAAGATACTTGTAGATTGCGTTCATGTACCATGCTACACCCTCGTGTTTTACTATATTTGCTGAACTGTGCCCGTGCATACgaacaaagaaaaatatAGTTCGCGACTTGAGGTCGAGTCGAGACAATTCCATTATTCGTATCGACTCAGGAACTGTTATGTATAGCCCTATTCTTCTATACTTGGGTTCTCCCCGCAAACCATGTTTGATCACTCCAAATATACGTTGCAGTCAGGTATCGGAGCAACCGCCTAAATGGATGGTGCTTCGTAGGTCACCAAGCCTACAAGCCGATACCCTTGTCCGGGCTGTATGCCGTAGCGGACGGTCTGGTGCGCGAAAGTCAGGGAGCTACGTGGTAATTAGTTGACGCGGCACTGTGCCAGACTGGACTACTACAGTACAGGAGCTGGGAAGTCCCCAGCCCTTGTCGTAGCCTGATGGGTAGTCCCCGCAGTTCTCCAACACGACACTCGAAAGTTCCAAATTATCCCGGCAAACCAAAAAGTAACGCGAATAGAGAGAAGCAACAAATCTCGTACTCACGTCCTCCTGTACAGTACGAGCCTCTCTTTTTTCGAATTAATGACCTGCTTCTTGTAGATCCAACTTTATGACGGCCCTCGCCTACATGGGCAAGTATCCACAGTATCCGCAGGAGCTAGCTGCGGAGGCAGAGTAGCCGACGAAGACGCAACTGACGGTCGCGAATTGCGCGCCGTTGTGCAAGCCGATTGGCGCAGCGGCTAAGGAGAGAAGCCCCCAAGCCCCGCTAGAAGCAATTTCCATTCTTCTAGAAGCAGAGCAGGGAGCAGACGAGGTTTCAAGACGGGGCCAAGACAAGCCTCGCCCAAGGTCCAAGGCACCCACCCTCCGCTCAGAAGCATAATTCACCAATCTTATTGCCAGGCTCCGTGAAACGTTTCCCGTTCATGCGACTCCCTGAAGCATCCTCGACTGTTCAATGCTCCCCTCCGCATAAGTCGCAGCCGGTCTCATCCATGACCACTTTGGCCAACCGCCAATCGGTTCGTTTCTGCCGCTCAAAGCTGCTCACCATAGCAATCTTGGACTCGCCGACGGCCAGGATTTTCCACAGTTTTGTCAGAATTTCCGTCCACAGAACTGGATAGGCGAACCACCAGCTAGCTGGCTTgggttgggctgggcttgcgGCTACGCAACCCTGCAAGCCTCCTCCTacagaatttttttttctattattttcttttctcacaCCTGTTAAGAGGCTTAGAGTACATGGACGTCTTGTCAAGGCTGCTGACGCCTTGCTGACAAGCTATCGTATACAGTCTACAATGTAAAAGTTTTCCTGGGCATCCATACCTCAGATTCGGAGCCGCTTGGAAACACACTAGTCAGCATATCGGTTCCTCGGGGCGAGCGCTCATTATTCGTCCCATAGTTCATCGTTCGTCCAGGATCGCATTGCCTAGTTGCATGACTGCCATCTCAACGGACCTGATGCTGCCAGCTAATCAGAAGGATCAGACAAAGCCCGGCTTTGACCATCCATCCAGACATCAGCCACCTGAACCGAACATGTCTGTCCTGTCACCTACTGGCGGCCCCGTACTGCTATGCCCCAATGGTTATCCTTCTAACTGAACTGGCAGCTGCCTGCTTTGATTGCTGACTGACGCCTGACAGATCCCATTGATATTGGATCAAGATTGGACAAAATGGGGAGCATCTGTGTGCCTGCCACTATAGCTGCATTGCGAGCCAAATCATGTGTCTATTCGGGTCGTATCATTTCCCATCCCCCTATTTTTTCCTTCTCGAACATTTCCCGCTGGTCAGCCCCTGAGAACTGTCATTCGCCAATCTCATCGCCCTGTCTACAGCGGCCTCTTGGCTGGACGGGGATCAGATTCGAGCACGATGCGCTATCACGTCCCCTCATCGTCAAGGCTAGCACCCGTGATCTCCGCTTTGCTTTGTTATAGCCCATCCCTGGTCTGTTATACCATCCATCCCCCATATCCTTGAAGCCAGCCCACTTCTCAACCACAAGTACCGTCCGACGAGCTTGACGTACCCCCCCTAGTTTGCTGGCCCTCTTTTGCTGGACAGCCAGTCTCTGGTTTTTCTTGGTTGACGGAGATTTCTTACCCGCAATTGCGCTCCTAGTGAAGACCTCGCCTTGATCAGGCTATTGGACCGTGATCACGTCGATGCGCTGCCAGCTGCGCGTAGCTTTGGTACAGGTCCCAATTTACAGCGCAGTGAGTACCCATCGTTATTCCAGGGTGGTCGTTTCCAGCTCAatgttctttctttctttctgtctttcttttttatttttttttatttttttttttaccctcCCAGTTCTTTACCCCCCCACACCGCTTCGCCTCCTCAACCATCATCGGCTCTGTATCGCCTGCTGTGCCCCCCGCTAAAGTATAGCGTCCTCTTCCGAATGCATGGGACCTCTCGTTTCAGCATGAATTCTCCTTTCGGCTGCACTGTTTTGTAACCTTCCATGCGTCTTTCCACACCTTGATCTCTTTTCGCCTGTGAGCCCTTCTCTTTTCGGTCGACCGCGAAATCACGCATCCAGGTCCCGTTCCCAGCCCCTGCACACCTAGAGTCACATTCCAGCCACACCCCCCTCCCCACTCTCGACCCAAGTTGCCTACCTTAGTATCCATACTCCTCCCCTAGGAGACTACCTGGCAAGCTAGATTATCTGCCTACCCTACTTGCTACCAGGGGACCGGGGTCGCTGGCAGGCGTTTGTTTCTATTCCGGTTGGCAGACCATGGCATAAGATCCCCAAATTATGCTACCGTCATCGCTGCCCACCTTGCTCGGGAACACCACTCTTCTGACCCAGCCCTTTTCACGTACCGTACGAAGTACATGCTGCTTTCAATCTTGTTCCCGGTGCAAAACATTCCCTTTCCACTTTGCTGGGCCCTCCTCGTCTTCTACCCGAGCAGATCAGACGATATAATGCAGCCCTTGCCCACCCAAACTCTGCTATAGTAACTTTTGAATCCCCAACCCACACTAATACACCCACACCGGTACCTCCACCAAACCACCAATAGCACGAACAGTGAGAAGTAAAAAAGGCTGGGGACTCGCACCGAGGCCTACAGTAGAAAGTGGGCGGAGATCCTCATCATCAGACACTCGAGAAACCGTTTGGAAATACGACTGTCTGTTAAAAGGGCTGCCCCTGTCTGCTACCAGCTCGGTCTAGagtttctatttttttcttctctcttacTGAGATTTAACGTCTCTCATCCACACCGACAGAACTACAAAGTTCTTAAAGAGTGAGTGGAAGAGCGAGCTTGAGGATATACCGAACAGAAACAGTTGCAAAACGcggtcagcaacaacaatCGATACAGACATATGTGCTCTCCCCGACATCGATCGACGGCTTTGACATTACTACCAAGAGGGGTCGACAGCAGCTGCATATCAGGTCTCCTACTTCAGAGGCCAAGGCGAGGGCCAGTTTCAACAGTTGACCTCGCAACAGCCCTCCGGGGCTCACAATTATCATTCTTTCCATACAGACTCCGGCAACCAGCCAGAGCGGTTCGCTCTGGCGGACCCCATGCATCGGCACGCTGGCGGGCCACTATAGAGTTCAGGCGGATTACAATGACTACTCACCACAGGAGTCGCATCCGCCGCAGCAAAGCCAGTCATCGCATGCTTACGAGCCGCACCACCCCCGATCTCTCGCCGGTCCGTCCACACTGCACGACCCCACGGAGCATCACGCCCATCATGTGTCAGGGCACTCACATCATCCTCCGGCCCTTCATGGACTGCCGCAGCATCGCTCAACTCcatcccaccaccacccggtGCTGCTAGATCCGGTGCAGATGAGCAGCCACTCGGGGTCGCGGCACATAGGACACCAAACGCCGACGCAGTATGGGGCTGGTCCATCGCCTCATTCAGTGGTCCCACCACCGCTCTACCCGTCAATGACACCGACACAGTCAGGCCCGAGCAGTGGCATCAAGCGATCCCGACCCGATGATCTCGATCTCTCAGTCCCCGGCATCGCCGAGCTTGACCAAGGCGAGATGGACCCAATGCAGCAGTCACAGCACATGGGTGCGTCATATGCGCAATCTGCATCGACGCCTCAACATCATCACCACCGTATGCCTGAGACCGGTCCTCCCTCAAAGATGATGCGCCGGGATTCCCAAGGAGCTGGTGGCGTTGGTGGTGGCGCACCAAGCGTGGTGGGCCAGGCAGGCATGCCACCTCCGGCCCAAAGACCCAGAGGACCAAAGTTAAAGTTCACAGCAGAAGACGATGCGCTCTTGGTGGACTTGAAGGAAAACAAGAGCCTCACATGGAAGCAGATCGCCGAGTTCTTCCCTGGGAGGTCCAGTGGCACGCTGCAAGTGCGCTACTGCACCAAGCTCAAGGCCAAAACGACGCAATGGACAGAGGAAAACGTAAGAGCTCACCATTCCGTGGGCTGATACTCCTGAATCCGGCGTTTACTGTACTAACAAGGACGGTCTGCACTATAGGATCAAAAACTTCGAACAGCTCTGCAAGACTACGAGAGGGAAAAATGGAGAATAGTGTCTAGCAAAGTAGGCACCGGCTTTACACCAGCTGCTTGCCAGGAGAGAGCCATAGCACTAGAGGGAGGCGCGCCGCATGGACATCCACTTGGAAGTCCCTTATAGCAATCAGCGTCTCCTCCAGGAGCCTCGGCTTCTGGAGGGGACACCACCGGATACACGCATCAACCAGCGACACATGAATCATCCCACACCACCGGAGCTTACACGCATCAACCACCAGCTTCCGAGTCGGGACTTCACTCCGGATACTCGAATCCGCCGCCTTCCACTCACGCCCCCAGCCACCATAATATCTACCACCCCACCCAGCTTTAGTAGTCAACCTGGATGAGAGTTCGGGACCGGGATGGGCTGATTATGCGCGAAAAGCAAAATACTCACGATGGGGCA contains:
- a CDS encoding MYB DNA-binding domain-containing protein; translation: MSSHSGSRHIGHQTPTQYGAGPSPHSVVPPPLYPSMTPTQSGPSSGIKRSRPDDLDLSVPGIAELDQGEMDPMQQSQHMGASYAQSASTPQHHHHRMPETGPPSKMMRRDSQGAGGVGGGAPSVVGQAGMPPPAQRPRGPKLKFTAEDDALLVDLKENKSLTWKQIAEFFPGRSSGTLQVRYCTKLKAKTTQWTEENDQKLRTALQDYEREKWRIVSSKVGTGFTPAACQERAIALEGGAPHGHPLGSPL